In a genomic window of Candidatus Dadabacteria bacterium:
- a CDS encoding DUF1295 domain-containing protein: MAEEQLHSVVVWAVIAAAVLTFPYLLRKTAPYGRHYAGAGWGPHISSRLGWIIMELPAVVVFLAVYFNGKAAYQIVPLLFLVMWQSHYLNRTFIYPFRIRQRGRKTPLLVVGSGFFFNVINAYVNARFISEFGEYAIEWLVDPRFLIGVGIFLGGIALNLHADNILIRLRRPGETGYVVPEGGGFRLVSCPNYLGEILEWAGWALATWSLSGLAFLLFTSANLVPRARSNHRWYVKTFRGYPPRRKALIPGIY, translated from the coding sequence ATGGCCGAGGAACAACTTCACAGCGTGGTGGTATGGGCGGTCATTGCCGCAGCCGTCCTGACGTTTCCGTATCTGCTCCGTAAAACCGCGCCCTATGGCCGTCATTACGCAGGTGCAGGCTGGGGGCCGCACATTTCCAGCAGGCTTGGCTGGATTATAATGGAACTGCCGGCAGTTGTCGTCTTCCTCGCCGTCTACTTCAACGGGAAGGCCGCATACCAAATCGTGCCGCTGCTCTTTCTAGTCATGTGGCAGAGCCACTATCTGAACCGGACGTTCATTTACCCGTTTCGGATCCGGCAGAGGGGGCGGAAGACGCCGTTGCTGGTGGTCGGGTCAGGTTTTTTCTTCAATGTGATTAACGCCTACGTCAATGCCCGATTCATTTCGGAATTCGGCGAGTACGCCATTGAATGGCTTGTTGACCCTCGTTTCCTGATCGGCGTCGGGATTTTTCTAGGCGGGATTGCTCTCAACCTCCACGCCGATAATATCCTCATTCGTCTACGCAGACCGGGTGAGACCGGTTACGTAGTTCCGGAGGGTGGAGGGTTTCGCCTTGTCTCGTGTCCGAATTATCTAGGCGAAATCCTCGAGTGGGCCGGCTGGGCACTCGCGACGTGGTCGTTGAGCGGCCTTGCCTTCTTGCTGTTCACCTCTGCCAATCTCGTTCCCAGAGCACGCAGCAACCATCGATGGTATGTAAAAACTTTCAGGGGTTATCCGCCGCGCCGCAAGGCTCTGATACCGGGCATTTATTGA
- a CDS encoding NAD-dependent epimerase/dehydratase family protein, with product MTDRAFGPHGPVLVTGGNGYIGSWLVKRLLELGHDVHATVRDLTDPKETSHLEAIATDLPGSLSLYGAELLDPAGFDCAMVGCEVVFHTASPTIGRGVRDPMRVLIEPATCGTRNVLEAVNRCLSVRRVVLTSSVSAIYGDAIEMAETEERCFNENHWNETSTESHQPYSYSKVLAERLAWEIAGSQDRWDLVVVNPGLVLGPALSPHATSESVRIIRDFGTGFYRLGVPKGELGIVDVRDVADAHIQAAMKAESTGRYILVAETLSLQEIAAILRGHFGGGFPFPRRVLPNFVAVLLAPLAGLKRAEVRRNVGYPLRFDNRRATTHLGMKFRPASVAIVDHFQQLIDDDLVGSRRKSQAKRKA from the coding sequence ATGACCGATCGAGCCTTTGGGCCGCATGGCCCCGTCCTTGTCACCGGGGGGAATGGATACATTGGGTCATGGCTGGTCAAGAGACTCCTCGAACTTGGTCACGACGTACACGCGACGGTCCGTGATCTGACTGATCCGAAGGAGACCTCGCATCTCGAGGCTATTGCCACGGATTTGCCTGGCTCCTTATCGCTCTATGGGGCCGAGTTGTTGGACCCGGCGGGATTCGACTGCGCGATGGTTGGATGCGAGGTGGTTTTCCACACTGCGTCCCCGACCATTGGCCGGGGAGTCAGGGATCCCATGCGTGTTCTCATCGAGCCTGCAACCTGCGGGACTCGGAATGTCCTCGAAGCGGTTAACCGATGCCTGTCGGTACGCCGGGTGGTCTTGACCTCCAGCGTCTCCGCTATCTACGGAGACGCCATTGAGATGGCCGAAACGGAGGAGAGATGTTTCAACGAGAACCACTGGAACGAGACCAGCACCGAAAGCCACCAGCCGTATTCATACTCGAAGGTGCTCGCCGAACGGCTGGCGTGGGAGATCGCAGGGTCACAGGATCGCTGGGACTTGGTCGTTGTCAACCCGGGTCTTGTCCTCGGGCCTGCGCTAAGTCCCCACGCGACTTCCGAAAGTGTACGAATCATCCGCGACTTCGGCACTGGCTTCTACCGGCTAGGCGTGCCGAAGGGGGAGTTGGGGATCGTCGACGTGCGGGATGTGGCGGACGCGCATATACAGGCGGCCATGAAGGCAGAGTCCACCGGGCGGTACATCCTCGTCGCTGAGACACTGAGCTTGCAGGAAATCGCCGCGATTCTCCGCGGCCATTTCGGTGGCGGCTTTCCGTTCCCGCGTCGCGTGTTGCCGAACTTTGTCGCGGTGTTGCTCGCTCCGCTGGCGGGACTCAAGCGTGCCGAGGTCCGGCGAAACGTCGGCTACCCGCTCAGATTCGACAATCGGCGTGCGACGACTCATTTGGGAATGAAATTCCGACCCGCTTCAGTGGCAATAGTGGATCACTTCCAACAGCTTATCGACGATGATCTGGTGGGGTCACGGCGAAAGTCCCAAGCGAAGAGAAAAGCATGA
- a CDS encoding glycine--tRNA ligase subunit beta, producing the protein MEKELILEIGTEEIPALFLEKAREDLGNILSGELRDKGVEFEEMEILYTPRRLSARVSGLERKQKDRTTENFGPPKRIAFDENGKPTKAAVGFARSQKVGVEKLVIAKRDNGEFLCVRRTVKGRKTSSVLKEILPEVISSIPFRKSMRWGSGKLTFARPIRWIAAIYDNKPIRFSVENIRSSDQSFGHRFTSPKPFLVTSWGNYLKALEKNNVVADPERRKEIIKRDTDAAAKKIGGTVKEDPELLETVVNLVEHPTVLVGEFEKKYLRLPEEVLISVMKNHQKYFPVYSKKTGKLLPCFIFACGTPVRNKKVIIRGNERVIRARLNDAEFFFSEDTKKNLSDYTEDLESMVFLSDIGNYREKVERMRTLAADIFSNPDLERAAELSKSDLATQMVFEFAELQGVMGKYYSLTSKEKKAVANAIEEQYLPLTRTGELPQTKTGALLSIVDKMDNICSCFIADLAPTGSSDPYALRRQTLGIIRIAIDKKFGISLSAILERNINLVFDSMDAQKARGGKLSEEKLREYILAFFSERFRNLMTESGYERNVVESVISAGFDNPLDAYHRINALGKFAKRKDFEALATGFKRVFNIAKTKPSSPLNKKLFKQKEEKDLHKAFTKTQTAVLRKLADPRKAAGQGDYLSSLESIKTLAGPIDRFFDAVMVMDKNQKIRDNRLALLNEIKDLFFMIADFSKI; encoded by the coding sequence ATGGAAAAAGAACTAATACTGGAAATCGGAACGGAAGAAATACCTGCTCTTTTCCTTGAAAAAGCCCGGGAGGATCTGGGCAACATCCTAAGCGGAGAACTTCGCGACAAGGGTGTTGAGTTCGAGGAAATGGAAATCCTTTACACCCCGAGAAGACTTTCGGCAAGGGTAAGCGGACTTGAAAGAAAACAGAAAGACCGCACGACTGAGAACTTCGGACCTCCCAAACGCATAGCGTTTGACGAAAACGGAAAGCCCACCAAGGCCGCGGTGGGTTTTGCGAGATCTCAGAAAGTCGGTGTCGAGAAACTCGTTATCGCGAAAAGGGATAACGGGGAATTTCTCTGCGTAAGAAGAACGGTAAAAGGGAGAAAAACTTCATCCGTCCTAAAAGAGATTCTTCCTGAAGTGATCTCATCGATTCCCTTCCGCAAATCAATGAGATGGGGCAGCGGAAAACTGACCTTCGCAAGACCCATAAGATGGATAGCGGCAATCTACGACAATAAGCCCATAAGATTCAGCGTTGAAAACATCAGAAGTTCGGACCAAAGCTTCGGTCACAGGTTCACTTCCCCGAAGCCGTTTCTAGTGACCTCCTGGGGAAATTACCTAAAAGCCCTCGAGAAAAATAACGTAGTAGCTGACCCCGAGAGAAGAAAGGAAATCATAAAAAGGGACACAGATGCGGCGGCGAAAAAGATAGGCGGGACCGTAAAGGAGGATCCTGAACTGCTTGAGACCGTGGTGAATCTGGTGGAACATCCTACGGTTCTTGTGGGAGAGTTTGAGAAGAAATACCTGCGTTTGCCCGAGGAAGTACTCATAAGCGTGATGAAAAACCACCAGAAATATTTCCCCGTCTACTCGAAAAAGACCGGGAAGCTGCTTCCCTGTTTCATCTTTGCCTGCGGAACCCCTGTCAGAAACAAAAAGGTGATTATACGCGGGAACGAGCGGGTAATAAGGGCAAGACTTAACGACGCCGAATTCTTTTTCTCCGAAGATACGAAAAAAAACCTAAGCGACTACACAGAAGATCTTGAGAGCATGGTGTTCCTGTCGGATATAGGAAACTACAGGGAAAAAGTCGAGCGGATGAGGACGCTTGCCGCCGACATCTTCAGCAACCCGGACCTTGAGAGGGCCGCCGAACTCTCAAAGTCGGACCTCGCGACCCAGATGGTCTTTGAATTCGCTGAACTTCAGGGTGTCATGGGCAAGTACTACTCGCTTACCTCCAAGGAGAAAAAAGCCGTAGCAAACGCAATCGAGGAGCAATACTTGCCGCTTACAAGAACCGGTGAACTTCCTCAAACGAAAACCGGAGCGCTTCTAAGCATCGTGGACAAAATGGATAATATCTGCTCGTGCTTTATCGCGGATCTTGCGCCTACCGGGTCTTCCGATCCCTACGCGCTGAGAAGACAGACCCTTGGAATAATAAGAATCGCCATAGATAAAAAGTTTGGCATCTCTCTCTCAGCGATCTTGGAACGCAATATCAATCTCGTATTCGATTCCATGGACGCACAGAAAGCTCGCGGTGGCAAACTATCCGAGGAAAAGCTCAGAGAATATATTCTCGCATTTTTCTCCGAGAGGTTCCGAAACCTTATGACGGAGTCGGGCTACGAGAGAAACGTCGTTGAATCTGTTATCTCGGCTGGTTTTGACAACCCCCTTGACGCCTACCACAGAATAAACGCGCTTGGGAAATTTGCGAAACGCAAAGATTTCGAGGCACTTGCGACGGGCTTTAAGAGAGTTTTCAACATAGCGAAAACCAAGCCTTCTTCACCGCTTAACAAAAAACTGTTCAAGCAGAAGGAGGAAAAGGATCTTCATAAAGCCTTTACAAAAACACAGACCGCGGTCTTAAGAAAACTGGCTGACCCCAGAAAAGCCGCCGGGCAAGGCGATTACCTGAGTTCCCTTGAGTCCATAAAAACACTTGCGGGCCCCATAGACCGTTTTTTTGACGCCGTGATGGTAATGGACAAAAACCAGAAAATTAGAGACAACCGCCTCGCTTTGCTCAACGAAATAAAAGATCTGTTCTTCATGATAGCCGATTTCTCGAAAATCTGA